The Nicotiana tabacum cultivar K326 chromosome 5, ASM71507v2, whole genome shotgun sequence sequence attccagaatgtaagCACTTTAtacctcattccttgactcctcaaatGGCTCAGACGACTCTATTTCCATATTatcatctaaacacaatgtggaaaaatgcttggagtgaggaccaatgcgctcaactacatgaacattgggactgtctacattctcaacactaatgacaatagagtcaagtaaatatgtatcctcaatatccttggttgactctagtatctcttctacagcatcgacatcctcaaaatctagtgcgattgattgttggtgttctactctagCCTCCTCCTCTAGCTTATCCTCGTATTTTTTTAAATCCTACAGTATAATGGCAATTTCTACAGCCAATTCATGCTCatattggctactatccacaatgtcaacttgttgcgctttacaaggttcaattaatttattcgcttgagcctccaagttgtgaatagttgcccCTTGCCTTTGTACCCGCAGTTGTATCTCATCATATTGTTCCGTAAGGCACTTTAGCATATCCTCGATCTCTTTCAGGTCCTCAGACCTGGGCTCTTTGTtactattaacttcacaagaaaaagaagaaccatcaaagtaaggggttgggggaagataagaactATAAGCACAActatgaaagtgaccatcttgaccaccacacatatcgcACACAtttcacacataagattgagttagtgcacataactcgctctcgggaatattttgataattttgctctGGGTGGTTTCCTCCACTAAACGCATAAGAAGGAtgaaaagtagaattaccaatatcaaaactctcataattccaagatgccatgtttttcaaattaataagtaaaacaaaaataaaaaaacaaaaataaaaatcaaatacaaaaaaataaaagttcaaacttgaaacgtagcaatatgtacacctacaactacaccgttagttccccagcaacggcgccaaaatttgatcacgtccaactatgccttataaaaaggactaagcggtcgttgcaaatataatccgttttacaagtccggagtcgaatcccacagagaactaaggcttagctacaactgttcaatattgctaagaagacaagttcgaacaattcctaagttataaatattaagattcttatatctaattaactaactAATTAAATTAGTAGATTAACAATTAAAGATGCTAcgggttagagacaagattaaggaggtctagagttatgatttccccaattgtcggaatcctttccgttatgtcttctataatttcgcctaagtattctctaccgatcatgagcgctctgcgtattgtaattctctcccgagtaattacgacaatttactagacatactctcccaagttacgctagctggctataattacagctcacttagtcgcacccaaggtttcgttatccctaatcccacctttaaacccttggttattgattcctcatatacgtcgggagtgatgttgttcaacaattacctaaatatgcactctctcccgagtaatacatactaaataggcacagctaattgagagctcttcaaccaaccacaatataaacgtagttgaacaaatagagaaaatactacggctcaattatatgaaaacataacaagaatttatcctacaaaaggttccatcaaaaccctagataacaaaatagctattcataatagtatgtaaaactactatactaaaagtcataaccaacaatgaaaaataggaagaggaaggaaaaactcgtagaagaattctccgccttgctcctattgtgtctctgcctccttaggtcgaatctgtgtcaaaaattggtctcctcccctcaaaataccgtttttccatgtatatatatcaAGTAGGGTTGGAcccaaataattataccttctccaatgtgaaaaaggacacttttcccGGGTTtgactagcgcggccgcgctcgTGACTGCGCTAGCGGCTGCGCATATTGCCTAGTATTCTGCCACACGAGCGCGGCCACGCTCTTGACGCACACTTTTCACCCTGTTccttttggaatttggaaaaacgtaaaacatgtaAGTTGTAACCCTTAtagttagctttccaaccatatattgtggagcccaaatgtaGTTTTGAGCagaaagttatgtgcattttactagacagtgcgcaatatgcctactcaaGTCTTCGTTTGTTCTTAACTATCAAAGTTGACCCCTGatacgatcccgacttaattccttggACTTTtgctcagacttcaaagctccaaatcacttgaattcattccattacatctatatagctcggaatcactcctacaaggcataaaacacacagttagcgcaagacactagcgattaaagttcaaactcaattaaagtgcagtaaattagagtgtaataagcgactaaaatacgtaattatagcctatcatcagttTTCCTCATGCTGGTTCTTATTTTGGGCAGTGGTAATTAATTTCTTGCGTCTCCCTTTAGTCTAGATTTGACATTTagctaacaacaacaataacgtaTCTAAGGTGATCTACATTACCCCTATTTTGTGCAGATAGAAAGGCTGTACCTGATAGACCCTAGGCTGAAACTTAGCTAGTACATTCATCTGGTATTCCAGGAGAGGGAGGGGGTTTGGGGGGGACGACACTTCAAAGCTAGATGTCTGCATTTTCATTTTCCAAGAATTTATTAACCAAGTCTTTTCCTTTTTCGGAATTAACTGTTATTTTTGGAGGTAGAAACTCCCAGGTACGTGCAAGGACACAATTAATTAAGCTCTATCCCAAGAGCATCCACATCCTAATTGACGTACATATATAGTTTGTTTTGATCCTACAAATTAAACATTTTATTAAGAGTATACATTTCCTTAAGGAACGTTCATAGGATCATGAATAAACTTAGCTCTCTTCTTTCCATCACATAAAAGTTTGAATTACAATGATATAACTCCATATTTTAAGTACAAGTATAATCAACACTTTAATTTCTATATTATAATGCGATATATTGGTTTCTTGGATGTGTGCAGCTATGAGACCAGAATTGGTGGAGGCAAAAAGATGCAAGAAGCGGAGCCAAAACTTCCATGGGCGGTGCCGCAGCCGGAAAAAATGTGCTGATATTTGCCACACTGAAGGCTTTGAAAGTGGCCACTGTAAAGGCTTCTTGAGTCGCCGCTGCATCTGCACCAATCCTTGCTAAATCGTTAtaacctcatgaaaataatgaatgtGTTGCTCAGAATtggaaacttaaaaaaaaaaaaaaaaatgttcacCTTTGCTTGTGGGAGTTAGGTGGACTCTTATATATGTTAATAATATGCAGAAATTCTTAAGTTGCTGTATACTCGAAGCTATCCAGCTTGTTATCATGAAGTGAATAAACCATCACATTGACAGTAAAAATCACTTCCATTATGTCTCTCTTCATAAGATTTGGTACGTCGGCGCTGCATCCTCAACTCCTCAATAGTCTCTAAAGTTTCTTCGGGGAGAATGATTATCTTATGACATTGTTTGGTCAATTCACTTGTAACACCTACCTACCTCCCCCTACCAACCAACCAAGTAGTGAAAGTGTAtataaaaagtaatatttgaccTATTATACACAATATTTTGGCAAAGGATGTTCAATTGGTCACCCTTCGTCGACTATAACTCCGCCGTACGCCCAACACACCCTTCGATCTCATATTAAGGAGATTTATgaacataataaaagaaaaagatacgGCAGAGTGCAAAAGAATGATTATCTCCTAGGCAATTAGAGAGAACGCACATTTGGTTATGGAAAAACACGCACAAAATCAGCAATTTGGCCAATATGAACAAAGAAAATGGAGAAAGACAAATGACCATTTATACACTGAATTTGTATTACCTTTTAAATAGCAGCACTAAAATAAAAGAGGGGAGAAATATTTACATTTTGGATCAACTGATAATGCGGAAAACGAAAATGTGACATTTACTGTCCGCATCTAGTGCATGCCTTTGATACATTTGTCAATTGTTGGCCCTAGTTTTGGAGAGTTTTCATGAGCAACAACTACTCTGTGTTGTTTGGTGTTCTTGTTTCTGTTTCAAGATATTTTTCTTCCCTGGAGCAGATCCTTCTTCTAGAAGACTAGGTACCTCCATTATCTGGGTACAGTAGAAGATTAACAAAAAGGTGAATCTTGAATATCTcgtcaacaataacaaaaacaataTACCTAGTGTATTCCTACAATGTGAGGTtcggggagggtaatatgtacgtagaccttaccctaCCTTGTGGAGGTAGAGACACTGTTTACGATAGACCATCATCTTGAATATCTTGTCAACATCTAGAAATGCCCGGAAAACATGTTCTTTTGTGATTTTCAAGTAATATTTTATAGTTTCTTAAGTGTAAAAAGATGTCATGGGTTTTTGAATACTTGCGCCAACAGATTCTTAAAAAGTCAAGGTATTACCCTTGTGTCATGAAACAAAATGGGTGAATGTAAAATTAGGACAGGACACAGCAGCAACTCAAAGTTAGGGAGACAAAGGGAACAAAAGGGAAAGCAAAAGGAAGTGACTACAAGTTTACAAAGTGTCTAGACCAATCATCAGTTTGGACTTTGGTTGGGGTAATCAGGATTTTCCAAGCAGTATGAATAAACTTGCTTGTCATAATCTTCTGTCAAAGTCTATATAATGAAACCATCACCAAATATCTCATTAAGGTAACATTTTTGTAAAGGTTTTCCATCAAAGGTCAGTTAGAGCACCTATAAACTGATCTAATACCAATTACCAAACATCAAAATTTTTAGATCTGTATCCACCATGAtattaatttgaatttgattCACATATGATGAATATAAAGAGATGGTAGCTACATTTGCTCATTCACAAAAGCGACTGATTTAACCTAAATCATAAAATAGGAGAAGATTCACAATCCAATTTTATATGCCTAAGTGACACTCGTATTCAAATCACGAGAATCAGTATCTGTTCATGAATATGTCTAGAATTAATTCTTGTATATCTACTTCTATTCATGTGGGAGAGGAGTACTAGAATTCTATTTGTTTTATGGGTTGGAAAGGTGAAGATTTTCAAGAAAGAGAATCATAAGTCCTCGGACTGTATTTGCAATTTATTTACATATTCGACCAAATTTATGAGGTGCAAATTCTGCAGATTTATATGTCAGCAACAGAAGTTCAAGCTTATGgaatcctttttccttttctttttctattttttctctaTTGATATCTCTGGGTTGATAAACCATTTTTCCCTTCAATGTGTGGAAAAGAGTATTGGGGCCATGACAACATCTCTTCTGACTCCTACGGAAAGAGTGAAGGAGTATTATTACCTTTAAGGTAAGCTCTTCAAAGCATTGCTCTACATTTGCTCGGGTTTTAGCACTGCACTCAAGAAATAAACTTCCAAGCTCTTTTGCTAGAGCAGCACCTTCCTCCCTGCTCACAACTCTCTCAGATTCCTGAAATTCCATACCAAAAAGAATCAGCTAAATAGGTCCTATAATTCATCTAGATTTATACAAGCATCAAATAATCTTATAGTGAATGGAATGAACGTAATTTCTAATGTTAATGTTAAAGATTCTAATTAACACATGGATAATGAGAGCAAGATACACCAAGGGTAGAATAATAGTTACGTTCACAAAGTGAGACAAGAGATGTAATTTATAGTTCATATTTGGTTTGCATATATAGGCAGAGAGTAGCCTACAACTCAGCTCCTAAACGGAAGAAATCCTGTATATTCATGTTTAAAAGGTAGTCTCATTATTAGTTTTTGCTAGAGCAGTATATCAATTGTCTATCAAGAGTGATGGTTTCCTATTCTAAGAACCTTCTAAAGCAGCTAGACGCTGCAGCAGGATAAAGTGCACTCCAAGCATTCAAGAGCATACACAAGCATATTCACTCTAGCAGGACTTACTCTGTCAACTTTGTTTCCAACCAGCATTTTGATACAATCCTCGTTAGTACAGCAAAGCTCCACCTCTTTTGCCCACACATCAGATAGGTTTGTGAATGTGTCTCGCCTTGTCACATCATAAACTGTGATTTACAGTAACAGCAATCAGATATTATGAACACAGAAAAGAAATGCAATGACAAATTTAGACAAGACATAGTATTGCACAACAAATAAGGCAGGAAAATGCTTCTTTTGCTGATGCAACTAGGAAAGCTTAATTTCGTTGACAAGTATTTGAAGATTATCCAGATGAAAAATGAAAATCCATCATTTGCATGTCTTCATATGTTACCGTTATGTGCTCGTAAGAGCCCATCAACATGGATACATGATGCTCTGATAAGGGGACTTAGGAAGACAACAGTCAGTTCACTTTTCTGTTGCAAAAAGCTTCTAAATGTTTGTGATGAAGAAAACTTTTTCAGTGTACTTTGCTGGACAGAATTCCAACAGGGGAATATAGAGAAAGACGAAGAGTTCTAAAATCATCCACTCTTAACAATGAAAGCATGCTCGATGTAGGTTCCTTAAGCACTAACATTTCATTAGAAGCATAAATAGAATTCTAAAGACAATAACATCCGTTTTCACCAGTAttataacaaaaaagaaaaattctctATTCACAACATGCACATaaactgaacacgaacagaaatTTGGATGGCTCTCAACTCAAAGAACAAAATGGCATGTAGTCCCTCTAGAATGGTATGTAATATTTCTTCATCTATGACATACCAAGAATGATTCCCTGAGCACCTCTGAAGTAGGAGCTTGTCAATGTCCTGAACTTCTCCTGTCCAGCTGTAGAAAAATGCTAATAAAAGTTACAACCTGGCCATGGCatctaggtaagcctaaaaagtACATGCCTTTATGATGTTGCTGAGGAAAAGATGATGCAAAAATTTGGGTTATTATGTTGGAGTAGAACAATGACAGAAGTTATGTCCATGATAAACTACTATCATCAATTCTGTTAGAATTTAAACTCTACCACTCTGATCAAAGCAGAGCATTATAGGTTTCATTCACTGGCAGTGTGATCACAGTGTTGCGTATTAACTCAATAACTTTATTTCAGAATCCAAAACTGTAGCAGCCTTTGGCGCGCCGAGTATAGGTAGAAGATCAATTCAGCAGGTCATTTTTGGCAAACAATCTTGCTATGGTGTATATTACTGGAAGACATGTGACCAAAATAAGCACATGAATTCACCATTGCATTGAAGTGGACAAGGTGATGATTCATTAACTTGGTTTCACTGTCTCTCAACACACAAGCAGCAGTGAATTCTTAGTTGCTACTATTAATTTGATCATATGTAATCGAGATATCATGATGGGTGATATCAAACTTAAATGTCTAGAAACAATTTAAAACTTCTATAGCCGGAAGTACTATGCTTTTGGCTTAGTCATCAAAAGTAACTTGAATTCAAAAAATACTGAAGACAACGAAGCGCCTTCCTATTGAATCACAGGACAATATTAGGAACATGGATACTTCACTAGGCAGACTTAACAAGCTCCCCTTATGTTTGCATTATTAAgcttgataggtaagattttgaggCTATTAAGTGGAGAAGAGTGGTTTCTAGTCCACCTTAAATAGGAGAAAAGTTAGCTTTGTGTTCCGGATCATCATGTAGTAGAATGGCTTTGATCTCTCTGCCAACAAAAGATTCATAGGATCTGTTTACGATCTTCCCATTGCTTTGTTTGCTGGTTTTGTTTTGAGAAAGTATTTCAATCACTCTTATGATTTTATAATAAAGTTTCTCATTGCATGGCCACATGTTAACATATTTGGACATGGACAAAACTTCATTTTCTGTTGGATAATAATTTCACTGTGGGCGCAGATAGATTATGATGAACACAGGTAAAGCCTCAGCTATTAGAGAATACAGGAAAACCATTACCTGTGTCCCAAATGGTAAGCTTCAATCTATTCCCACCAACAGTGAgcgtcttgattttaaaatcaacACCTAGCCATTAGGTCAAAGAAACAGAAAATCATTGGAAAGTCGATAATAAGAAATAGTATCATATGAGACCAATATCATAAAAATTCTTGAAAGTATTAGTATACCAGCAATCAGCAATACAGAGACAGACAGGAAGAATAATTAAGATTGGTTAGTTTAATTTCTAACTTGCTtctccttcttcatcttcttctttttaaatttatttactcTTACATTCTTTTGCCGATCAGAGGTTCTTTCCTGAAGATTTTGATACTAAAGTATCCTACTCCAAAATTGTATCATAAACAACTCAAACATGGCATATTCTAGGAGTAGGAGTCAATTCAACCCAAAGAAAgctaaaaaatctttttggatgaAGTAAAAGTTTCATTGCTAGCATCAAGTAGATGCAAAAAGATAGTGCAAGGATATTACAATTGAGCTCACAGAAAATGAAAATTAGCTCCTTAAAGAGGTGGCTATTCTAAAACCAGGGAGCTAATAAACTGGATGAACAAGGAATCATTGGACTAAAATTATGAACGAAAACGGTGTAGTATAAATTCAGCATGAAGCAATGCAACAAGCAACCATTACAAACCACGGAGAAGGTTGATTTCTGCCTGAAGAATAGGATGAAAACTACTACAATATACTATAAATTtaggggtggcaaatgggcgGGTTGGGCTGAATTTGGGCGGGTCAAGATGGGTTAGGTGAATAAATGGGTCATTGCCCAACCCAGCCCAAAGTGTACTCAAGCTAAGATGGGCTGAGTCAAGATGAGCTAAACAATgggtcataacccaacccgcccAACTTGACTCATGTTTTAGAACCATGCTCATCTTGCATAAAAAAGTCTTTTACCTTAAAATGTGTAAGTTGAAGGAGATGGGAGGGGGGtaggtggtgcagaaaaacgaaaaaacagaaaacagaaaattaaaaatacaaaaagaaattaaaaaaattgtaaaaattttgAGGGGGTTTGCGCAGGGAGAGGGGGTGGTTGGTTGGTGAAGAAAAACAGAAATTAAAAATACagaaaaaggtaaaaataaataaattgaggGGGTTAGCGCGGGGGGTGGGGGTAAGGGGTAGGGGTGGATGagtggtgcagaaaaacaaaaaaaaaacaaaaaattaatttgcAGTGATTAGCACGAGGGGGACGGGGTAGGGTGGGATGGGCGGTGcagaagaacaaaaaaaatagaaaattgaaaatataaaaaaaaattaaattttttttgagGGAGGTTGGAGGTGAGTGGGTAGGGGtaggtgggtggtgcagaaaattaaaaatacaaaaaaaaatggagcaactaagtaaatttctagataagttgggttgagatccctttattttgggtgagtttcatgaGTTGTATTTAGGCTGCTCAATTGGTCGGAATGAGTTCTAAAAAATAATGAGTTAACTTGGGCTAAACTCAAATAGACCCATGAGCTAAAATGTGTAAATATAGCACGGTataaccagttttcggactggtcattcaaaaatagtcagcgtttaccaagtcaataaaaaatagccactattttgctgcaacagagactggtccagcataatatactggagttcggtgcacctgtgtatgaactccatcatattatgttggaccggtatactttgttggctccagtataatatactggagactagagcatcggtgctccaaactctagtatattatgctggaccggtatacttgctggaactccagtatattgtgTTGGAGTTCTAGTGTCCCcagagttccagcatacttatcttggaactccagtataatatgctggagttcaagtatacttatgctgtaactccagcataatatactggcgtatttttcgggttttgaacactGTTtttgctcagatttatctttacatgaaaagtgactaaatttcgattacttttgaaactgggctatttttgaacgaccaattgtaaatctagctatttttgaatttctcccctaaAATGTTTGTAGTTCAACCCATTAATCTCTGGATGGGTTGGGCGAGTTGGATGGGTTTGGGCTCAAATTATCAGTCCAACGGTAACTACAAGAAAGAACCAGTATATGTAAAACCACTATAAATCACTCAAACAAATTACCAAAACCTATAATGAAATTAATCACAagcattcttcttcttttttttccgaAGTTCAATTTAGATGCTTAAAAATAACAGCTAAAAATCCAGCAAAATCCAAGCACAGGATGGAGAGGAATTAGTTTCTATATAAGAACTAGTAACTTTTTaagcacaaaagtcaaactttgatgCCTCTGATTCCCCAAAAGAAACGCAGTATTTACTAAATTTAGATTAATCTGAAGATTAATGATAGTGCACACAAACTCAATTCCCTCTTAATTCAAACGCCGAGATTTAATGCACAGTTGATAATTGAAGATCGTATAATCCAAATCTAAGCGAAGCTCAAATCATGAAGTtagacaaaataaaattttcacaaGTTTAGACACCTAATTGAAACTATATGTTTATATAGATATAATAAATTGATACGGCAAAACATATGGTAACTCACCTATCACAACATGTCAAATACTACAGATACAGTGTTTGGAAACTTAAATCATTGAACATTAGATTGAGACAAGTTTAATCTGAGCGAGCGATGCTCATTTGAAAAGATTCATTCAGGCAACCCTAACTAGCTTGGATTGAGACGTAGTAGTAATAGTAATTGTGTAATGTTTCACAAATTGATGAAGAAGAATACCAATGGTAGGGGTAATATCGTCAATAGCATTAGAAATGAAACTGAGGAGCAAGCTGCTCTTGCCAACTCCTGAATCACCGATCAATAAGATCTTAAAAGACAAATCATAACTGCTGCTGCTCTGCGCCGCCGTTGATGATCTCATTCCCTGACACTATCTTTCTCTCTCAATAATGAAAAACTTTCTCTCTCTAGCTAGCTCCAAGTACGGTAAAAGCCTATGGCATGATTCACCCTTTCTGTAGCTATATGTATACTTCATAGAGAGAGAAAGGAATATAGATATCTATATGTATGTATAGGTTTTGGAGAGAGAAATTAAGAAAACGGCAAGCTGAAGAATGAGGACAATGTCATCATTGTCATGCAAGTTATGCTtttattctttccttttcttatttc is a genomic window containing:
- the LOC107770475 gene encoding ras-related protein RABC2a; translated protein: MRSSTAAQSSSSYDLSFKILLIGDSGVGKSSLLLSFISNAIDDITPTIGVDFKIKTLTVGGNRLKLTIWDTAGQEKFRTLTSSYFRGAQGIILVYDVTRRDTFTNLSDVWAKEVELCCTNEDCIKMLVGNKVDRESERVVSREEGAALAKELGSLFLECSAKTRANVEQCFEELTLKIMEVPSLLEEGSAPGKKNILKQKQEHQTTQSSCCS